A single window of Nicotiana tomentosiformis chromosome 1, ASM39032v3, whole genome shotgun sequence DNA harbors:
- the LOC138909018 gene encoding uncharacterized protein — protein MPLTTILEIDIFDVWGIDITGPFVSSSGNTYILVAVDYIFKWVEAIALPNIEAICVVAFLKKNIFTRFGTLRAIISDMGSHFCYKAFNTLLGKYGVTDKVTTPYHPQASG, from the coding sequence atgcctctcaccaccattctagagattgatatttttgatgtatgGGGTATTGACATCacgggtccttttgtgagttctagcggaaacacctacatcttggtcgcggttgattatattttcaaatgggttgaggccattgctctacccaataTTGAGGCAATatgtgtggtggcgttcttgaagaagaatatttttacaaggtttggtactctgcGGGCCATTATAAGCGATATGGGATCACATTTTTGCTACAAGGCTTTCAACACTTTACttggcaagtatggtgttactgaTAAAgtcacaactccctatcatccacaagctagtggtTAA